In one Macaca fascicularis isolate 582-1 chromosome 6, T2T-MFA8v1.1 genomic region, the following are encoded:
- the FCHSD1 gene encoding F-BAR and double SH3 domains protein 1 isoform X4 yields the protein MQPPPRKVKPAQEVKLRFLEQLSILQTRQQREADLLEDIRSYSKQRAAIEREYGQALQKLAGPFLKREGHRSGEMDSRTVFGAWRCLLDATVAGGQTRLQASDRYRDLAGGTGRSAKEQVLRKGTENLQRAQAEVLQSVRELSRSRKLYGQRERVWALAQEKAADVQARLNRSDHGIFHSRTSLQKLSTKLSAQSAQYSQQLQAARNEYLLTLVATNAHLDHYYQEELPALLKALVSELSEHLRDPLTSLSRTELEAAEVVLEHAHRGEQTTSQVSWEQDLKLFLKEPGVFSPTPPQQFQPAGTDQVCALEWGAESMAGESGLEKEVQRLTSRAARDYKIQNHGHRVLQRLEQRQQQASEREAPGIEQRLQEVRESIRRAQVSQVKGAARLTLLQGAGLDVQRWLKPAMTQAQDEVEQERRLSEARLSQRDLSPTAEDAELSDFEECEETGELFEEPAPQALATRPLPCPAHVVFRYQAGHEDELTITEGEWLEVIEEGDADELVKARNQHGEVGFVPERYLNFPDLSLPESGQDSDNPSGAEPKAFLARALYSYTGQSAEELSFPEGALIRLLPRAQDGVDDGFWRGEFGGHVGVFPSLLVEELLGPPGPPELSDPEQTKPWTSLGSWT from the exons ATGCAGCCACCGCCCCGAAAA GTGAAGCCggcccaggaggtgaagcttcGCTTCCTGGAACAGCTGAGCATCCTTCAGACCCGGCAGCAAAGGGAGGCGGATCTGCTGGAGGACATCAG ATCCTACAGCAAGCAGAGGGCAGCCATTGAACGGGAGTATGGGCAG GCACTCCAGAAACTGGCTGGCCCATTCCTGAAGAGGGAAGGGCACCGGAGCGGCGAGATGGACAGCAG GACAGTGTTCGGTGCCTGGCGCTGCCTGCTGGATGCCACCGTGGCTGGGGGCCAAACCCGGCTCCAGGCGTCCGACCGATACCGTGACCTAGCAGGGGGCACAGGGCGGAGCGCCAAGGAGCAGGTGCTTAGGAAG GGAACAGAGAACCTCCAGAGGGCGCAGGCCGAGGTGCTGCAGTCTGTCCGGGAGCTGAGCCGAAGTCGGAAGCTGTATGGGCAGCGGGAACGTGTGTGGGCCTTGGCACAGGAGAAGGCAGCTGACGTCCAGGCCAG GCTAAACCGAAGTGACCATGGGATCTTCCACTCTCGGACCAGTCTCCAGAAACTGAGCACCAAG CTGTCCGCCCAGTCAGCCCAGTACTCCCAGCAGCTGCAAGCCGCCCGCAATGAGTACCTGCTTACTTTGGTGGCTACCAATGCCCACCTCGACCATTACTACCAGGAGGAACTGCCAGCTCTGCTCAAG GCCCTTGTCAGTGAGCTGTCAGAACACTTGAGGGACCCCTTGACCTCCCTCAGCCGCACTGAGCTGGAAGCCGCAGAGGTCGTCCTGGAGCATGCCCACCGTGGGGAGCAGACAACCTCCCAG GTAAGCTGGGAGCAAGACCTGAAGCTGTTTCTTAAGGAGCCTGGTGtattttcccccaccccacctcagcaGTTTCAGCCAGCAGGGACTGATCAG GTGTGTGCCCTGGAGTGGGGAGCAGAAAGCATGGCTGGCGAGAGTGGCCTGGAGAAAGAGGTTCAGCGCTTGACCAGCCGAGCTGCCCGTGACTACAAGATCCAGAACCATGGGCATCGG GTACTGCAGCGACTggagcagaggcagcagcaggcTTCAGAACGGGAGGCTCCAGGCATAGAACAGAGGTTACAGGAAGTGCGAGAGAGCATCCGCCGGGCACAG GTGAGCCAGGTGAAGGGGGCTGCCCGGCTGACTCTGCTGCAGGGGGCTGGCCTCGATGTGCAGCGCTGGCTGAAGCCAGCCATGACCCAGGCCCAGGATGAGGTAGAGCAGGAGCGACGTCTCAGCGAGGCTCGGCTGTCCCAGAGGGACCTCTCTCCAACC GCTGAGGATGCTGAGCTTTCTGACTTTGAGGAATGTGAGGAGACAGGAGAGCTCTTTGAGGAGCCTGCCCCCCAAGCCCTGGCCACTaggcccctcccctgccctgcacATGTGGTATTTCGCTATCAG GCAGGGCATGAGGATGAGCTGACAATCACGGAGGGTGAGTGGCTGGAGGTCATAGAGGAGGGAGATGCTGACGAATTGGTCAAG GCTCGGAACCAGCACGGTGAGGTAGGCTTTGTCCCTGAGCGGTATCTCAACTTCCCGGACCTCTCCCTCCCAGAGAGCGGCCAAGACAGTGACAATCCCTCTGGGGCAGAGCCCAAAG CATTCCTGGCACGGGCCCTGTACAGCTACACCGGACAGAGTGCAGAGGAGCTGAGCTTCCCTGAGGGGGCGCTTATCCGTCTGCTGCCCCGGGCCCAAGATGGAGTAGAtgacggcttctggaggggagaaTTTGGGGGCCATGTTGGGGTCTTCCCCTCACTGCTGGTGGAAGAGCTGCTTGGTCCCCCAGGGCCACCTGAACTCTCTGACCCTGAACAG ACAAAGCCCTGGACTTCCCTGGGCTCCTGGACATGA